From the genome of Hippoglossus stenolepis isolate QCI-W04-F060 chromosome 13, HSTE1.2, whole genome shotgun sequence:
GACACTGTGAGGCAAACTGAGTTGTACTTGGGTGTGACTGGGCttcattggtttgtttggatgtttgtgCTTCTTTAGGAGTGTCTGACAGACCAGTAGCTACCGTTGTCGTGTTCTGTTGCACTGACACTAGTGATGGTTGGACAGCTTGTGCTTGACTTGTACTTTGCACCGTTGCTGTTTTCACTGTATCACTTGATGGCTGATTTGCTGCTTGCGATGGTGTTGAGCCCTGCTGCATTTTAGCAATCTGTGCCTGCGTTTGTGCACcaatctgtgtctctgtttgagTCGTCGGCTGCACTTGTGCTTGCGGTCGAGCCACAGTCTGCGCGCCTGTTAGGTCTCTGGGGAACCTGCCcgtgaagagctgctgcagggtCCTGGTCTTTTCCATTGCAAGGCTCATCCAGGACACTTCAGACGATGCTGGTGCGGGGGCAGACTGGGGCTCCTGAGCCACAGAGGGGGCAGTCGCTACTTCTCTGGCGTCTGAGGAGGTTGCTCGGACCTCTGCAGACGTGATGGAAGAATTGCCTGTCGATGGTAAGGTATTCTTGAGTGGAAGGGAGGAGCCAGATGGGGTTGCATCTGTGGAGGAGATGCAAATCTGTTAGACACACTTGACAGCACTGTTAAAGTTAGCCTGGGTGGCATTTTAATGAGTGCAAAGGTCGTTTGTGATCAGTAAGAATCTTATCTCTCTGGAGAGATAATTTACGCTGTGGGACCTCCTTTCAAAGGTGCAGCACTGCAGAGTGAATCAATGATTAACTTTACACGAGACTGAAAAATATGGCTGCGTGTTGCGATTTTAAACCATGGCTCGTTGCACAATATGGAGTAaacaagtgttattttttttgtcattaccTGAAACTCCCAAGCCAAAGCCAAAACCCAACCGTCCCCTAATGAAAgtgcatttaaattcactagatctggatttttatttggatctgcaccaaatttcacacactcatcaataaatgttaaagaaagtgaaaaggaaaatcctggatctgtcaCCCTGTTCTGGTTTGATACCAAAATGTTAAGGATTCTTTCCTGAACCGTATGGCATCTTTCCACTAAGTTTCGTTGTCATACATGACATAGTTTGGACAAAAACCTAATCTACTTTGCGGAGGTAGTAGATTAACGATTTCTCAAAAAACTCACCTGACACTCTGATGTCTCCAGAGGTGGATGGGGTACAAGAGATGAGCGGCTTTTTAGACACGTAGCCGACATTATCGCTCATCTcctgtctgttttgtttgtcacaCTGGTCCTCACTGACTGGCGGCTTAGAGAAATGGTTAGGGGTCGGATCAGCCCGAACTTTCATCGATTGAGACATTGAGCGTAGTTTCACACCAAATGCTgtcttcccttcttcctcctggACCTCCTCCTGTGCTTCCACtgcttcctccacctcctcccggctgctctccacctcctcctttgCTGAAGTCCCTGTGTCTGCGGCTGCATTTTTAGACGCAGATGCCACTGGTTCTGTCTTTTTGAGGCTGTCCATCTTATCCCATGTAATTCCTGAGCCTTTGCGTAGAGATCCCTCTTGCTTAAGGCGTCCCACAACTCTGTCTTTAAGTTCCTCCTTTTCCCTTAAGCCTGCAACACgtttctcctctgttcccccTTTGCTCTTGTGCCTGGCTTCGGCTTGTATCAGCACTCCCACAAAACTGCTCGATCGGGGTCTCTCACTATCTCGTTTTTTGGCAGTGGTGATGGAGAAATGGAAGGACCCAGATCCTGGGCCAGATCTCTTTATTCCTCTTATGCTCTCTGTCTCATCTTTAACCTGCTGTTGAATAGAGGATTGCCTGGATGCCAGTGCTGAGCTGGAGGTAGAGGAGATCTGGTCCGAGGTCTCTTTAGTCATTCCAGTCTTTTTAAGAGTATTCCTCTTGTCGTGGAACATTACTTGTATCTCAGAATCCCCCTCTCTTTTGGTTTTGAGTTCTGACTCTATAAAGGATGATTGTGGACGTTCACTGGACGTAACATCCACTGGTCTTTGAGGCTTAGGTCGAAGAACCTGTGAGGAGATAGAGGGTTTTCTCCAAGGAGGAGCAGGGTCCGTTTGGGAAGAAGTCAAACCGGATGATTTGGGGGCTTCTTCTAAAGTTATTGGTGCAACCTCTGGGGATTTGGTAGGAAGGTGCTGAGCTATGGTCGTAGtatctgcttctcttttttctgtttccagcGACACCTTGTCTGGAGCACAAAGccgctgctcctcttcttccacaTACTCAGGGTGGTCAATGTTGTTCAGGGCCTGTGACGGAAGCCCAAAATCAGtctgcttaaaaaaacaaagacagagaggtcATGAAAGTAAATGAggtgtgctgtgtgttgtttgacGAACAGTACGAATCACTCACTGTAGCGAGTCTCTTCTGGGTCCTGGCCCGTTGGTTTCTGGGCTTGACGGACATCCGGTGGCGTGCAGCAGACGTATCCAGGCAGGGGGTGAACTGAGCAGGAGAACTGAAGTCCAACGTACTGTCAATGATGGGGGAAATGGATGGGACAGTAGGAGGTAAAGGATGGGATGGAAACTGGGGCACAAGCTTGGTCAGTGCAGGTTTGGAGATAGGTGAGAGAGGACGAAAGGATGGCTGGGATATGGTctgaaaagaagaaattaataaaatgttattcatCATATTCATTCCCTTATACACCTAAACCTAACCTGACTCTGCCCTACCTGCTCAGTCTATAGTTTTCAAATCGTCAACTAATCCCacgaaaagaaaagaaaaacaatgaactaTCTCTGTGGCCTATACCACCACTGTTTCCACATATTCCTGAACTAGAATGAACATATGAGCCCTATAGATTATTGTGAGTCACTTCCTCAAACACTGTCCTGCAGGTGTAAATACTCACTAGTGCACGAACTGTGTAGTAGTTTGTGTATTGTGAAAATTATTGGTTTAACCATGCAAAAACCATGAAAGgctaaataacaacaacataagGTTAGAGGAccctcccccccaaaaaaacatttgattcctGTTTTTGTAATGTGTGGGAAAATTTAGAGTAccaagatatattttttttacgaTTTAAAAGggatttatttgaaatataggGGATTTTGGATTTTCACCTGCCTTTTAATCAAGTTTTTAACTAAACCAAATCCATATGCTCCGATTTAAATGGATCAGGGAAATGTCCACTATTTAGAGGTTTTCCCTCATTGCAGGGTTTTGAGTTTTCACACTTTAAGATTATATTTTGTAAGAACAgcaaagcacacacaaacatgaagaagtATTGAACTTCAAATGCACTGCCTCTAAACTGATGTGCACATATTGTTGGTGTTAACttttctcatcttctcctcttgttCCTGCTAAACATAAAGCTATGGCTCCAGAGGACAGTGTGACAGAGTTTAGCTAATGTACTGAGACTCTATGATGAGTATGGCTTACGGAGCttaatttaaacataaactcATATACTTGAACTGATTAACCATGCAGATAACTCTCACTTAAGAGAGATGAATTATTACCTTGCAGACACCTCCTTGTGATGTAACATCACTTCCTGAGATGTCACGTGAGCTGTCATCCTCTGAGCGGCCGCACAGGTCCTCTGGACGTCTGACTGGCACAACCAAAGGTGGTGGCCCCAAATGcatcttctgctgctgaagcttGATCTATGATACCAGAGAACCTAttgtttaaacaaataaaactacatttgtAAAGGCCCAAGTCGCAGCGAGAGTTTATACCTGCAGAGCTTTTATCTTGCTGTGAACATTCTCCTGGGATAAGACCCTGGCTGGTTCAGTGTCTGTCAGAACCTCATCAGCCTGAAAGATGCTGTCATGGGACAACGCTCGGGATCCAATCATTCCCTGGGAGCATCTGAGGtagcaaaacaaaaatagtGTAAACGATTAGATGAGAAATTTGGACAGAACATTGAGCTAtagaagacattttttaaaggatttACTGTCATATCGGCACTCACACCAAATCCTCCTCTGATCCTAGTCCCTGTTCTGCAGTGATGTCGCTGGACGACTGActgtgtttggtgttttcctctccacctgttctcttGTTCCGCCCGAAGAGACGAGTTCTGAGGGACTTGAGTTTGGACTTTTTGCGTCCTGACAGAGATTGAGATGAAGGAGATCCAGGtcacagcagctctctctctttcactcacacacacacacacacacacacacacagtcgtgtctccatgactaCATTGACTTttattgatttcctggagacttactctaaccttaaccatagttactacttcattaacccttaccctaaccctaaccctaaccttaaccttaacctaacctaaccttaacttaaacctaaccttacgttatggggacttgatttttgtccccataataaagaaaagtcaccacaacatgagtaatacctataccacacacacactagcataATTTACATACTGTTGTCTAAATGATCTTTTCTAATTGTAACATCAGGCATGCGTCAGCTCGTGCTGAAGATTATTATCTATCACTGACGATAGCCGTGGCGTGTGCGAGTCACATGTTTCCGTGTTATGCTGACAAAGTCCTTTACTTTGATCGCTCGCTTTTGTCATCGAGTTGCTTCTCTCCCCACCATAATTCTCTCATGCAAAACGTCACGACAGATAATCTCACCTGGAATGTCTTCAGTGCCTTCTTCTATATCTCCAGAGGAAGCCTCCATTGGTCTGAGCTCTAAAGAAAAGTGCACAGGAAAGTGTGAAAAGAAAGGTACTGATAAGAAGCAACTAGGTATagagtttttaaaggtttggcCTCAAACGTGGCGTGATCTCTGTTCTCTATGGAGCTTGCATATGCACTTGATGCATTCGTGTGATTGCCAGAGGATGTGACAATGGACTTAAGGTTCAAAGGTTTATTGGTGTTATCAGGAACAGAACAAACCTTCACTGTAGCTCAGTGGGGTGTGGTAAAGAAAGTGTCTTCACGAgcaacacaatacaaacaaagaCACTTTAACAAGAGCATAGTACACAGTAGAAAAGTGCAGCCTCATGAAGAAAACCCACTATGCAGGTTCAAAGCAGGAGGATTTCGGGTACGGCAAAGCTGAGTGCAGCCTGGATAACTCTGGAAAAAGCTAAAGCTCAAATTTTTCATCTCAGCCAGCTTCAGTCTTGCCTGACAAACATCCGAATTGGGTTGTAATGTTAATGGGTGCAATAATCAGTGCAGGgagtgtgtttgctctgttttaCAGACTTGCCTACCCCCGATGATACTGTTCTGTTAGTGATTTGCACACACCAGGTTCTGTGTTTCATCCACTTCTCCCTGTGTATCCTAGAAACTGCATGGTGTCAACAAAGCTTTATCCTTTACAGCACGGCTGCTTGATAAGACCAGATGTGTCTGCACTTCCCTGCACTTCTCATATCACTCAACAGGCTCAAACACAACCTCTTAAGATATAGGCACATAAACGCAGCTCGACACTCTGAAAGTTGCCTGTGGTGTCATATTTTGACTTACATAACGTTTGAACCTCTCGCCCTACAAATGAATTTCTACTCGTCAGTGGAATTACCACCACAGGGAATGAAAAAGTGTTCATGCATCAGGCATGCCATCCGGTGAGCCAAGCTATAGCCCCAACAGAAACGAGGATAATCTCATGGATTATTGACATTGCAGAGAGATCCTTGTAAGATTTCACAGCACCATAATCTACAACAACAGCTTAATCACAAACTTCTCTTGCCGCGTATGCCACTGCACAACATTCACCTGACATGCACAGGAAAAGTAGCTCTGATTCTCAATGTGAaaacctgtaaaacacacagacacacacacacactttgcagtACAACAATGAATGAATTTACCCAgcgttcagcagcagcagctctgctcccCTTCCTCCTGTTTGTCCTCCACTCTGCTTTGAGTTGTCCCGTGTCGGCTGTGTCCCTGTCCTAATGTTTAAACCTCAGGCTTGCGTCATGCACATCTGCGGATGGAGGGAGATGCAGAGGGAAGGGAGCGAGGGAagtggaagaagaaagaaagaacaggcagggaggggagagagagcgacagagagagagagagagcgagagaaggtCACTTTATGACAGGGTGAGCAAatgcacaaagagaaaagaggacaggagagaaagagtgagtgagagtgagtgagcaagagagcgagagagagagagagagagagagagagagagagagagatactctATTACATTAGTGGCACACTGTGGCCCTTTGCGCTAAGCTCCTTATAAAACGCTAACCTGATTTTAGGCCCAGAAATGAGAgtagagggaaaaaataaaGCTCCAGTTGGAAAGAGGACGAGGATACAGGAATTACAGCCCATAGAACTGTTTACACATTGAACCCCTGCAGGATCGTGTGTGGTGTATACACTTGCATTTATATCTTTATGAGGACCATTATGAGCATAGATCTCACCAGGTGAAGATATTTTgtccggtcctcactttttcagaGAGCTTAAAAGGGGTGAAGACTTGGTTTATGGATTAGGGCTAAAATTATGTTTAGGATAgtgttaggcatttagttgtgatggttaaggttaggttaagggttaggcatttagttgtgatggttaaggttaggttaagggttagggttaggcatttagttgtgatggttaaggttaagggtaagggttagggttagggttaacagTTATCTTGATTACTCCCCCTGCCCCGTCCAATTAGCAGTTGAACTGGGAGCCAAAGACAAAGGAATGGCCAACACACATCAGTCAATAGCTCTCCATCCCCATATAGTGGTCCCCTACTATCACACTGGATAGTATTTAGAGATGAGAGTATCGAGGCCACTGGGCTACAGtcagtgagagggagggagagcagcagaaaatatAAACCAGCCGAACATAAACCCAGCCACTGACATCTGAATTACATGCAACAAACCACATGCAGCATGTCAACAGTGACATAAGAGTCTGGgatgtgctgtttttttaattccaatTCCATTCATGGATTTGTTGTCGGTAATCTACACATACAGGACAATATGCATGAAGGCATATTTTACTTAAAATGGGTTTACAGCAAATGTATTGTCCTATAGAGGAGCTGTCTGTACATACTGACATTTCACTGACTTCCACTTGTAATGCAGTTTTTGTCCCTTTCGCTcaagtaaaacagaaaacagctaTGATGGTCTCTGGTTCATGTGATTCGCTGATggattataatttttttcctctcagagcCCAGATGGGGCTGTGCATATCGAGATTAAGGCCGGTGGATAATCCGATCGCAGCACTGTTTGAACTCAGGAGCGTAACCATTCATACAAACAATTGATTCCCATGAATATTAAATGAGGGGATATTTTCTCTATGTTTGTTTTGGGAAAATTATTTAGTTCAATTCTCGTCAAATTCATAttaagagagagacacaaatcaCTGCTACCACAGCATACTGATggttcaaatacatttatttatattacattacattatagaTGGTATGTTTTGGCATTAACAAGATTGTGTACATTGTGTGGGCCTTTCATGAACACCAGATGATATGTAAACTGAGGACTGCATATTTTGAAGTTGTGTGTCTAAAGCCAGCAGAAACTTTTGTGTAAAGGTGTAACggaataaaaactagaaaaataaattcctgcTGAAAATGCAGTGTGAATGCTGAGTTGCTTTGCTGAATCAAGATGAGAGTGCACACTGGCTTTACTGAATGTGCAGGAAAGCAAAGCAGAAGACAGCTGAATGAGTTTAGTTTACTATGTAAACttccttgagataatgtattcTGTGATTTGTCACACAaatcaaattcaatttaattgaattagtTCAATAGATTAAGTATTTctttgctgaaaaaaaaaacaagatgaagtGGAATAGTGGTATAGTAAATAACTGATGTTGAAGACTTTAATTAACTGAAAAAACTGTTGAAACGCAAAATCAACAATTGGACGACAAAGTCTGAATGGAATTCTAgaagcatgtgtgtttgtgagtgtgtgtgtgtgtgttagaaactgtgattatatgcatCATATCAATGAGTTGTCCCCACAGAAATAGTTGAAAAAAAGGGTGTTTAATCAACTCATCAgatgcacttgtgtgtgtctaACAGAGGAGCACCACTGCAGAAATACTCAAAACAAATTctcattacacaaaaaccataCTTCATATTGATGATATTTTTAACAGAAGGCTTCCAGGATGCTTTGCCAAACCCAAACATCTCACACAATAATCAAAAAAAATTACTGGCATATGAAAGTTTTAAAATCCCATTTCTGACTTTGATCTAAAGGTCAGGCAACATGGGGCTTATGAAGGCTCCTCTGGTTGTTTAAGGTTTTACTGTGAATTAAGAACAGGTCCTAGCACAAACTTATCTACAAAATGAGTCACAATTTATGTACACAAAGTGAATGTTGGAGCTGCAAGAGAAAAGACGAtccaaaatgtataaaaaaacagagaaaaaatcTAGAATGTCACCACTCTAGGAGCTTGGTCAACAAATACATCAAAGGAATTGGTGAATCCTTTTATGATTGTGGTGAGATCAAATCATTTTAGGACCCCGGGTGTCATTAATCTGCTGACTGGCTGTTGGACACACACCACTCCTCTGGCAATAATTGTTGATATTTGATACAACACAGTAGATTGGGACTGAATGTGAAAGCAACAAATGTCATTGTTggaaagtattttgttttgtcttcctAATACTGACATTTTTGGTGAGGAGATTGAGGACGAAATTGAGGACGAGATTGAGGAGGAGATTGAGGGGGAGATTCAGGGACAGAATGAGGAGGAGATTGAGAAAGAGACTGAGGAGGAGattgaggaggagactgaggaGAAGATTCAGGGACAGAATGAGGAGGAGATTGAGAAAGAGACTGAGGAGAAGATTCAGGGACAGAATGAGGAGGAGATTGAGAAAGAGACTGAGGAGAAGTACTTCACATCCGATTCTGAGGAGAAGGACTTCACATCCGATTCTGAGGAGGTAACTGTATatactaaaaataaacaaaaaacaccacaagcacaaaaatgatttcatattttgaattaaaaacagctACAGACTTCAGCCCACCTAAATAAAATTATGAATAgacttgaaatgaaatgaatcagagAAGgcatcatttattaatttattgattATCTTATCTTGCAATCATTAATTTTTCATGGTAGTGTAGCCCATCTTGCATCTAATATTAACAATTATCGACTTAATTTCATCACTTgactatatttaaatatttctgtgctatgagtaaaataaacatgttaatagCTTGATAAATATGATGAATTGAAAACATTGTTCAAGAATGAACgtgaatgaaaaagaacaacTATCTTATGCTTCACAGCAGAGTGTATCCAGTACATCGAGAACTTCTAATAGACGACAAAGAGACCtacaaatggaaagaaaaccCAAAGCTGCTCTTGAGGAGGACTTGAAGATACCGAGAAGAGATCGAAGAGCCCTGAACAAGGAGCGAAAAGAAAAAGACGCTCTTTCAAAAGCTTTAAAGAATGCGCAAGCTCAAAAAAACAGTCTTCGTGTTGAAATGGAATACACGAAAATTAGAATGACTAATCTTAAGAGATCGGAGAAAGTTCACCaggaaagacacacaaagcTTCAAAAGCAGATTAAAGAAATGACAGCTGCTCACAAAAGCAATGAGGAGATgatcaaaaaactaaaatgtgagCTGCAATCAGTTCGAAAAGAGGAACTCTGTGAGCTGAGGCTGAGAAACcgtgaaaaagacaaagaaatccGATCCCTTCACTTCAGTATTGAGAATCTTCAATGTAATATTGAAGCCAAGGGCAATACTATTTCCATACTGCAGGAGAAAGATACCCAGCGGGCCTCAGACCTCAAGGAGGAGCAgtcaaaaaatgtcaaactccaGAGGGATTATGAGGCTGCGGTCTcgcaacagcagcagagggacaAAAAAGAACAGGTCCGGCTGACTGGTGAACTTGAGGATGCCCTATACAAGAGTCGGCTTGCTGAAATGCAGCATCAGGACGTCAGAGAAACTTGCAGAATACTTGAAGAAAAACTCAAGAGGGAGAAAGCCCGGCTCTCGAGAGCGATCACAAAAGTTGTGATGCAAAGGGAAGTCTCAGCAGCCACAGAGGGCATGACGTATGAGATGGAAACACTAAGGATAGAGAACAAGAATATCAGGGGTAAATTTGAGGCTTTGGAGGCAAAATATGACTTTCAATATAAAGGTGGAGCTCCCCATCCGACAGAGAGCAAGACAAGACAGGCCCAACATCAAGATGACATACAAAGTGCTATCTTGGAGGAGAGAGTCAATCAAACCGCCTCTGCTcttgaaagagaaagggagagagccGATCAAACTTCCATTGCTCttgaaaaagaaagggagagactTAATCAGACTGCCTCTGCTcttgaaagagaaagggagagagccGATCAAACTTCCTTTGCTCTTGAAATAGAAAGGGCCAGACTCAATCAGACTGCCTCTGCTcttgaaagagaaagggagagagccGATCAAACTTTCATTGCTCTTGAAAAAGAAAGGGCCACGTCTGAGAAGTGCCATGACGAACTCAACGAAGCTTTGGTCCAGCACACAAAAACGCAAGAGGAGCAGCACCGTTTGGCTGTAGACCTCCAGAAATCTCAGAACAAACTCAACTCTCAGACACAAGAGCAAACTAACGTTGCTTTGCATAAGGCAAAAGACGCTCTACACAGCCTTCAGAAGGAACACACAGCTCTTGAAAGGAAGCATGGCGAAATTAATTCTCATTACCGTGAGGTGCTTAAAAGTCCCTCTACCCTCCAAATAAGATATGAGAGGCTTGGCTTTGCGACAGGGGAACCCCGACCAGATTTCAGTCGACCTAAGTTCAACCTAGATTGGAGTAAACTTGGTTCATCCTTTCACGACTCCAAACCCTGCGGAACCCTGACCCCTGTCCATCAGAACTGAGATAATCATTTGACCTCAATGTGTAAATAATGTACATTTTGATCTGACATCTGAAGGTGCTCTGCATGTATATATAATGCATCAGTTTTCCAttgtttgtaataaaaaaatatgaagttCTTCTTAAATTATTCCAAAATCAActgcaatttttttaaatcattagctgaagaaagaagaaacaagaaacatgttgctgaaaaacctgaaaggcaatgtgtgtgtgttcctgtacttatatctttgtgaagACCATTTTAAtcatagaccctacagagtaaggacattttgaccggtcctcactttttcaatgggctgtttaagagttaagacttggttttagggttagggttagaattaggtttaagttagggtttggttagggttagacatttAGCTTGGATGGTCAGGGTaagggctagggaatgcataatgtcaatgagtgtcctcactaagagaGAAGTACAaggttgtatgtgtgtgtgtatttgcatgtgtgtgtgaaaatcaaacagaaaaaacctACATTGATGATATACTATTCTCACGtagacaaaaaaatacaataatcgcaggaaaaaaacataaaaatttgATTATtcaaaaagaatagaaaatgtaaaaaatctgaatgtgactTGAATAGCTGAAAGTCTTGGGACCTGTTTGAAAGATGTTTCTGGCACAAAGTATGAGGAGGATGAGTTGAGATTCTTTTTGAATTAAAGTGGAAATAATCGTTTCACACACAAAAGTAAGTACTAACTCAAAATCTACTTACTACTAACATAACCACTTAGAAGTAGAAACCTTAGACTATGCTAGCCAAGTTACTACTTCTGCAGGACTTATTTTATCGTCACATGTACTTTAAAATCACTGAATATGTAAGTCACAGGAAAAGCTCAAAagatttttgaaaaacacagagacgtTATGATGTTATACAAgcacttttaataaataaataaaaaactatttagaAACATTTCCACCAGGTGGCAGTATGACACCCTCAAAAAGACGCCTCaaaagtgatgaagatgaatccAGAGaagatatataaaatattccaaCACATAGTTGGTCGATAGTTAATACGTATCAGCGACGAGATGCGTAATGTAAGATGATGCTGATCATTATAGTTTACATGAAGGCAAAAATCCATCAGTAGAGCagatgagtatgtgtgtgtattaaaggCAGGAAAGTGGATGAAGTCCCTTGAGCTAGAATAACAGTAAATCCAGCTTGAGGAATATCATAGTGTTTTAGTGTGTTGGGTgtgaaaaatgtcaacagtGGTCTCATGGCACTGTCTGAGGTCATAGTCACAATATCCAATAGAGAAGCGGCCCTGTGGGACGTAATGCAACAACATAGTTTACCACCAGAGCTCAATGTTCGATCACAATTAAAGGATTGATTACTATGAAGTGTGGAAACTCACCTTAGGTCTCTTGAAGTAATCCAATCCTCTTCCTATCTTTATGATCCAACCATTGTCAAAcctgtaaaaactaaattatatctAGATTCCGGCCACAAAATAAAGTCACAGTGATGACAAATAGGAAGGCTGATGTGTGACAGCTGTACCTGATCTCCCTGTCGTGGATGGTGGAGGAGTACTGCACATCCAGATCCATTCCATGAGCACTGACACTCTCTTTGAGCTCAGCCAAAGCTCTTGTCTGTTGGCTGCTGTCCTGCTGCAGGAGCAAGCGAAGACAACAAACATCATATTACGACCAGCAGAGAGTGCAAAGGATGCAGTGGGTTATTATATACACATAACCTACTTCATCCTGTGAGGTGAGGAGATGGATCCTCTTCACCTTGCATGGCGCTTTGAGCAGCATCTCGCAGAACCGAACAAAGTTGTAGAGCTGTGGTGGAGAGAGGGGATGAGGGGCATTTTGGATATGAGATACAGTACAAGGGtatgttcatgtctgaaaacagcttaactATCGTGactgtttacagctgattgtcTATAACAGAACTTTCTCACTTTGAACAAATTATGAGAAGATAGAAGAACTGGCTTCAGGTTATGAATTAGCTGGTCTGATAATTTTCTTAAATGTGGTTAACTCATATTAACGAGTCATAACTACTTATGTACCTGGTGGGTGTGTCTTATGTATGGGTCCTCCACCCAGACCTCCATCAGTGAACTGCTGATGTACGGCTTGAACAGAACCTCGTAGCTATGACCTGTAGCATCCTCCGGTATTTTATTCTGCTCATGGTACTTCCCGTCTGACaggacagagggaaacaaaatcaaagttagaggtgtgtgtgtgtgcgtgtatatatatgtgtgtatgtataggtgaatgtttgaat
Proteins encoded in this window:
- the cracdla gene encoding acrosomal protein KIAA1210 isoform X1 is translated as MEASSGDIEEGTEDIPGRKKSKLKSLRTRLFGRNKRTGGEENTKHSQSSSDITAEQGLGSEEDLVCSQGMIGSRALSHDSIFQADEVLTDTEPARVLSQENVHSKIKALQIKLQQQKMHLGPPPLVVPVRRPEDLCGRSEDDSSRDISGSDVTSQGGVCKTISQPSFRPLSPISKPALTKLVPQFPSHPLPPTVPSISPIIDSTLDFSSPAQFTPCLDTSAARHRMSVKPRNQRARTQKRLATQTDFGLPSQALNNIDHPEYVEEEEQRLCAPDKVSLETEKREADTTTIAQHLPTKSPEVAPITLEEAPKSSGLTSSQTDPAPPWRKPSISSQVLRPKPQRPVDVTSSERPQSSFIESELKTKREGDSEIQVMFHDKRNTLKKTGMTKETSDQISSTSSSALASRQSSIQQQVKDETESIRGIKRSGPGSGSFHFSITTAKKRDSERPRSSSFVGVLIQAEARHKSKGGTEEKRVAGLREKEELKDRVVGRLKQEGSLRKGSGITWDKMDSLKKTEPVASASKNAAADTGTSAKEEVESSREEVEEAVEAQEEVQEEEGKTAFGVKLRSMSQSMKVRADPTPNHFSKPPVSEDQCDKQNRQEMSDNVGYVSKKPLISCTPSTSGDIRVSDATPSGSSLPLKNTLPSTGNSSITSAEVRATSSDAREVATAPSVAQEPQSAPAPASSEVSWMSLAMEKTRTLQQLFTGRFPRDLTGAQTVARPQAQVQPTTQTETQIGAQTQAQIAKMQQGSTPSQAANQPSSDTVKTATVQSTSQAQAVQPSLVSVQQNTTTVATGLSDTPKEAQTSKQTNEAQSHPSTTQFASQCLSHPPVQTKPWTPQFPLRSSTQADTSSQFALQGSATQCLAQSSSSQHATSQPPAWTNRGVHPTNQLKPTASVSTTTSITAPPPPVSALGKGERDANVQEKEGPSPIGRRAAWGGSVSERAAFLQKQPEWVTPAGAKEVELKNAQSEVQSSDESPVSANTTSLSTDTKPEGRPGVKLTESTPTKVPDRPSEDKWLRKNPASFSPSSSPTQSSELRSMSDSGKPSWMELAKRKSMAWSDKTMD
- the cracdla gene encoding acrosomal protein KIAA1210 isoform X4 — translated: MEASSGDIEEGTEDIPGRKKSKLKSLRTRLFGRNKRTGGEENTKHSQSSSDITAEQGLGSEEDLVCSQGMIGSRALSHDSIFQADEVLTDTEPARVLSQENVHSKIKALQTISQPSFRPLSPISKPALTKLVPQFPSHPLPPTVPSISPIIDSTLDFSSPAQFTPCLDTSAARHRMSVKPRNQRARTQKRLATQTDFGLPSQALNNIDHPEYVEEEEQRLCAPDKVSLETEKREADTTTIAQHLPTKSPEVAPITLEEAPKSSGLTSSQTDPAPPWRKPSISSQVLRPKPQRPVDVTSSERPQSSFIESELKTKREGDSEIQVMFHDKRNTLKKTGMTKETSDQISSTSSSALASRQSSIQQQVKDETESIRGIKRSGPGSGSFHFSITTAKKRDSERPRSSSFVGVLIQAEARHKSKGGTEEKRVAGLREKEELKDRVVGRLKQEGSLRKGSGITWDKMDSLKKTEPVASASKNAAADTGTSAKEEVESSREEVEEAVEAQEEVQEEEGKTAFGVKLRSMSQSMKVRADPTPNHFSKPPVSEDQCDKQNRQEMSDNVGYVSKKPLISCTPSTSGDIRVSDATPSGSSLPLKNTLPSTGNSSITSAEVRATSSDAREVATAPSVAQEPQSAPAPASSEVSWMSLAMEKTRTLQQLFTGRFPRDLTGAQTVARPQAQVQPTTQTETQIGAQTQAQIAKMQQGSTPSQAANQPSSDTVKTATVQSTSQAQAVQPSLVSVQQNTTTVATGLSDTPKEAQTSKQTNEAQSHPSTTQFASQCLSHPPVQTKPWTPQFPLRSSTQADTSSQFALQGSATQCLAQSSSSQHATSQPPAWTNRGVHPTNQLKPTASVSTTTSITAPPPPVSALGKGERDANVQEKEGPSPIGRRAAWGGSVSERAAFLQKQPEWVTPAGAKEVELKNAQSEVQSSDESPVSANTTSLSTDTKPEGRPGVKLTESTPTKVPDRPSEDKWLRKNPASFSPSSSPTQSSELRSMSDSGKPSWMELAKRKSMAWSDKTMD